Within Porites lutea chromosome 2, jaPorLute2.1, whole genome shotgun sequence, the genomic segment CTAAGTATGTTCAGGCCACCTTAAGTTGATGTTGTTTTGCGTTAGTTGATTATATTTTGCCGCGGGTGAATTTTATTTTACCAAATTATTCCCTCTTGGTTTTATTTTACCGTGAGTTAATTTTACAAGTTTGCTGCGagttggttttttttgttgtgagTTACAAAATTTGCTTTACCATGAATTgacattgttttctttcattttgcaGCTCCATTTTTTTATGGTTGTCAGTTGAAATTTGCTTTGCCTCGACTTTCTATTTTGCCGTTGCATTTGTGGGCTCAGCTGTCTTCGTATCATGCAAGTTGTCATCGCGTCGATTCAAGACTTTCATAAATCATCATAATTTACTCGAAGTACTCTTTCTGGTGCAGTCATCGTTATTCCTTGAAAACGTCGAATCCTACAGATGCATCAAAAGTGTTTTGGAGTGTGACTTTTCAAGAAGCGTGAGAAATCAGTCGTCAACTCATGAGAGTGTGATATAGGTACAGTGCCGGATGACATCGTGAGATCTCGACGAAGTCATCCACACATCCAATATTTAATTCTTGAAAGATAATGGTTTCCAGTGTTTCCTCTGGGGTAGTTCTGCTTTTTACGTCTTCTGCTGTTACTGTTTGGCTTCGGTCAGATGATCGCTTCGTTTAAAGACAATCAGAACTTTCTCAGAGTAAAAACTTTGTCGTGCTTGGGTTCAGGTTTGTGGCCTCGCCCTAATAAGCCATTATCGCTGACCGAGGAAACCGACAGATGCAAGGTAAACGTAGTAATGGGCTGTAGCACTATGAACATCGATCGAGTACAGTCAAAACTGTATCAAGCGGACCTGCAGTAAGCGGTCACCCTCTATTAAACGTTTACTTTCTTAACTCTTGACAATCGTATCCCTTAATTCCTTTAAAACTGCCCTGAACGGGTCGCGGTCTCCTTTTCCGTGGTCCCAAGGATCACTTTTTATTATCGTCACCCCTATTAAACGGTCACTTTGTCCTTGTCCCGGGTTTGACAGGAGTAAGGAAAGATAGCCTgggaaaacatccgtttctcctcgctcttcgccgctggggacgtttcgctcGGAGAAACGACGTTCCTCCGCccaaaacgtccccagcggcgaagagcgaggagaaacagatgttttcgcaggctaaaggAAAGAATACCACCTATACTATTTTATGAGGCTAATCCGCGCCCTTTCATGTTATACAACAAGAAGCAGTATTAATTAAAGGAACATACGCCTGCTTCGCAGACACTGGCGTTTCGTTCATATTTCTTTGTTCAGACATAAGTTTACCTTTTAACTATTTAATCCGTTTAAGTTAGCTATTAAAATTTGTATTACAGCTTTTGATTTTTGTATATAAATTAGTTTCCCTAATATGTTTGTTAAATAACAATCTgtcgaatattttttttactgacactaaaagaaaagaaacaaataagaCTAGTTCATATcctttgcatttttgaccaacttGGACTCCATTCTGTTCTAATATCACCATAATTTATTGTTTCAGTTCTAGGAGGGAAGAAAATGTAACGAAATGAGGTTTTTGTGGACTTGTCTTAGAAGGAGACGGGGAGCATTTGACACGCGGTCCTTTTTATTCGGTATAGTGATAGCAAGTCTACCTTTTACGGGCTATTTCTTGTTAGGCCCTCATTGTACAAGTTCGTCTGTCCCAGCTAACTTGTTTACCAGAAAACAAAGCCGACTGGACTTAGTGGCATCAGTATCAAAAGAGTTATCTTCGTTACCAACATGCCCGTACAATCCAAACTTCCGGATTCGTGGGACGATCGCAAGTTATTCTGGCTGGTCGCGTATCAACGAATCACTAGTTTTTCCAAGAGACGACACAGACATGTTGAATAGAGGCAGCCCCTGGCATTGGTTCCAGCCCAGTCCCCTTGCGGACAGGAAAAAAATCAGTGTAGTTGTGAATAAGCTGTTGACTTCCTTTAAGTCAAGGTATGAAGTAGGTTTATTTTTTATAGCAGTGACCCTTCTCATGAATCTGATGAATGGTGAGAGGACAGCAGTAAGTGTTGCCTTCAAAATTTGAAGGAAGCTCGGACCGGCGTCTTGCAGTATAGAAAGCACTACTGACTGCTGCTGTTAGTCCTATTGTAACCCACCTAGTTAAGCTATAGAGGCCTTTAGATTTTAAGGGCCTTTAACGTGGGGGTGGGGGACCCAAGGTAGGTGCAATAGGTTCATTGAGGCCCTTTTGGGTCAAATTCCAACAAGCGACATGTAGACCTTGAAACAGGGATATAGGACAGCAGAAATGGCGTCGAACGGCACAATGCAAAGATAGTAGGTTGAGACTGCGACAGCAACAGAGAAAAGCCCAAATACAATAGTATACTAGCTGACGGCGACATAGCTTCGCGATTGTTGGGAAACATATAGCGCGTTACGCAACACAACGTGCCTTACCCTAAACATAGTAATGGAAACCTTGATCGCGTGTATTTTTAAAGAGATAAGGAATGTATTAAGTTGACAAGTTAATTGCTTTTGAATGTTACGTGCGTGATGTGATAAGAATATGACACATAGATATCGTATAACAAAAATGCTAAGACTGTGTATAAGAAAAGAGAGTTGTTATGATTAGGCGGAATGAATTAATGAATGTACGGTGTAGTGAACGAGGATCGTTGCTGGGAATAAAGATATACAGTCCAAGTTCCGAGTGTTTGATTGAGTGTGTGGATATTCCCGAACACAGTGGTCCTTCGAGCCGGATACTAGTGTGTGTAAGCAGAGTGTTAACGAACCAGAATTACTGAACGTTCGAAGGAACAGAAGGGCGTTCCCTATGGCTGAAAAGGCGAAGGCTAGCGTCGATAAGAAGACGCGAATTAGGGACGGACAGCGAACCACCGCTAAAAGGTTACTAGACCAAGTAAAGCAAAGACTTAACGATGAAAGTGGAGTGTCAGACAGGCAGTGGGGTAAGGAGTCTTTAAAGGCCCTTCAGGAGAAAGTAGACGCGTTGAAGAAACTGGATAATCAAATCCAAGACTTGATTGGAGGTTTAGACTCCGAAGATCTGGACGTTctaattgaaaaagaaatcgaGGAAAGCGATCGCTTCAGAAGAGAACTGAACCAAGTCGTGTTGCGATTGGAGGAGGTTCTGAACCCAAGCATGCTTTCTAGCCCAGCGATTACTGGAGCGTCATTTCAAAACGAGAACCCACAGCCCACGAACCCTGCGCATAACACGAAAGCCAAGCTTCCAAAGCTCGAAGTAAAAAAGTTTAACGGCAGATTGCAAGATTGGCAGGAGTTCTAGGATTCCTTTCAGAGCTCTATCGATGGAAATGACAACCTGTCCGCGGTAGACAAGTTCTCGTATTTGAAAAGTTTGGTACAGGAGCCTGCCAGGTCGACGATAGCAGGGTTTGCGCTGACCATGTAAACGATTTACTCAACATGCCGCCAGTTTACAGTGATCGAGACATTCCTCGTTTGAGGAGGTTGTTTGATGAGTGCGAGTCTCATTTCAGGGGATTGAAGGCTCTCGGAGTAGAGGAGAACACATATTCGACGATAGTTGTTCCCGCCATTATGCAAAAATTGCCGGAGAGTTTTCGACTGACAATCACGAGAGGAGAGGAGTTTTTAACCTGGTCGATGGAGCGAATGTTGCAAGCCTTTTTGAAAGAGCTGGAACTGAGAGAGGATCATTTTTATGCAATGAACTCCTCGAAACCTTCATATTCCAATAGACATGATGGGAAGGACAATCGAGCAAGGGGCGCGACAGCCAACGCCCtgtttacaaaacaagaaaatgggAACTGTGCCTTCTGTTTGGGCAAACATGCCCACGAGAACTGCCAGAGAGTTAAAGATCCAAGGGAACGTAAGaatattgtttataaatttGCTAGATGTTTTAAATGCATGAAAAAGGGCCACCGAGCCCGCGATTGTAAGATTGATGTATTATGCAATAAGTGTGGCCAAGCAGGTCATCATGTTTCTTTGTGTGATGTTAGGAATGCGCAGCAAGTGCCTCCTGTTGCCGAATTTCAGTTTTCGCCCAATGGGCAAGACAAAACTCCGATTGTTACTAGTCCTAGTAGTTTACATGTAGGAACGGGTGGGCGAGTTGCGTTGCAAACCGCGCGTGCAGTTATCCGTGGGGTGGGCGAGCCGTACCGGGTAAGGGTGTTGTTTGACGCTGGAAGCCATCGCTCTTTCATTACTTCCAAAGCCGTCCAACGCGCGCAGCTTGCCAGTATCAGGCAAGAATGGTTGGGAATCAGTACCTTTGGCCAGCGTTCTAGGGATATGCGTCTAAGAGATGTCGTCGAAGTTAAGGTAAGCCCAACTGACGGCCAAAAAGTTATCCCAATCGAAGCGTACGTAGTACCAGAGATATCCAGCATCCAAAACAGTCATGTGGAACTTGCAAAGGGTGAGTATCCCCACCTTAAGGGATTGTGGTTTTCGGATGTGTGTATGGGGACGGGAGAGCTAGAAATCGACATTTTGGTCGGAGCAGATTACCTGTGGAGCTTTCAGAAAGATTGTACAATCAGGGGGGGCCTCGACGAACCAGTCGCTGTAGAAACTGAATTAGGTTGGGTTCTGTCAGGTCCAATGAAGAGTCAGTCAAGTGGGCCGGAACCCGTACAAATTAACCTGGTGAAAACAGAGGACAAGGAAAACTTAGATGTTGACGTGAACAGATTGTGGGATCTGGAAGTCATAGGAATCAAGGAGCCGAGAAGGGGGGTGTATGAAGAATACAGGGACAGTATCTCGTTTGATGGGCATCGATATTCAGTGAAGCTCCCCTGGAAGGAAGGCTGCCCAGATTTACCGACCAATTATACCACAAGTTTGCGTCGTCTTAGAAGCCAAGTAGCGAGACTGGAAAGGGAGCCCGAAATTCTCGCAGAATATGCAGCTATAATTGACGAACAGCTTCATACGGGAGTAATAGAGAGGGTGGTTGAGTTAGAAGCGGCCCCGAAGGTACATTATTTGCCACATCAAGCCGTGGTGAGAAAAGAAGCCACGACAACGAAGGTAAGGATTGTATACGATGCATCGTCAAAGGCGACTAAAACGGGCACCTCTTTAAATGATTGTTTACATGTGGGTCCGTCATTAAACCCATTGTTGTTTGACATTTTGTTGCGGTTTCGAGAGAACAGAGTTGTTCTGGTGGGGGACATAGAGAAGGCCTTTCTCAATGTTGGGGTAGACAAGAAAGACAGAGACTGTCTTCGATTTTTGTGGCTAGCAAACCCCCCGGACCTATCTAAGATTGTGGTTTATCGATTTTGTCGTGTTGTGTTTGGACTGAATGCGTCCCCCTTTTTGCTAAATGCAACCTTGAGGCATCATATTTCGAAGTTTATGGCAGTTGACCCCGAGTTCGTGAAGAAATTGATTGATTCGTTCTACGTGGATGATTTCGTGGGGGGCGGAGCCTCGTCGAGTGAAGTTGTCGATTTGTATAGTAAAACTGTCAACCGGATGGCAGACGGGGGATTCAAGCTTAGAAAATGGCTGACCAATGACCCGAGTGTTagagagaaaattaaaaaagatctGATCGATGAAGTGAAACTTGACCCGGTTTCAGCTGAAAATGTCACGTACGCAAAGTCATCTCTAGGCCTGAAGATGGGAAGTAACGGCCAAAAGGTACTGGGTCTGTCATGGAATTTTGAGCAAGATACGATAACCCTCGAACTGACCGCAATCGCCAAACGCGCAGAAGATCTACCTGCGACTAAGCGAAACACACTGCGACTCTTGGCTGGGATCTTTGACCCTCTCGGAATGATTGGTCCCATAACAATAACAGCGAAGATTTTATTTCAGGAGACTTGTCGCCAAAAGATCAATTGGGACGACCCACTTGATGGAGTGATAAAGCAAGCCGTTGAAGCGTGGCTTGAAAGCCTAATAGAATGTAAACTAATCACGATTGACAGGTGTCTCTACAAACACGTGCGCGAAGAAGTCTTGGAATGTTCGTTACATGGGTTTGCAGATGGGAGTAAGAAAGCTTACTGCGCAGTTATTTATTTCGTATACCAGACAAGCACAGGTACGTATTCAAAGATGCTAACTTCTAAAACGCGAGTGGCACCGCTCAAAGAGCTGTCCATACCACGACTTGAGCTCATAGCATGCTTGATCCTTGCAAAGCTGATGGCCACAGTGAAGAATGCGTTGAATTCACAGGTAAGTGttcagaaaacaaaactttggtCAGACAGTATGACGGCGCTGTATTGGATCATGAACCAAGGTGAGTGGAAACAATTTGTGAGTCACCGTGTTAACGAGATCGTGAAGTTGAGTAAAAAGGAGGATTGGGGGCACTGTCCCAGTGAGCAGAACCCAGCCGACACTGGGTCGAGAGGATCGTTAGCAGTAGAGCTCAAAGGGAACGAGATGTGGTGGCACGGGCCATCTTGGTTGATCCAACCGGAAGACCTTTGGCCCAGACAGAAATCTCTTGTGCCAACTATTGAGACAtgtgaagaagaaagaaaagtcGCCGTTATGACTATCGCAGCCAATGAGCCTTGTGGAATAGAAGGGGTGGTCGAAATCAACAAATACAGCACACTTCGAAAGCTTGACAGAGTGACTGCGTGGGTCACACGATTCTGTCACAACATCTCAAGGAGAAACAAGAGTGACAAAAGAGAAGGGGCGCTTACTTTGGAGGAGATAGTAGAGTCAGAAGAGTCGTGGATAAGGACAGCACAGCGAGAATTGAGAAAGGGGGAAAACTATCAACAGCTTGTCTCAAAATTCGGTCTCCAAGAAGATCCGAAAGGCGTTATAAGATGTAAGGGACGCCTTGAGTACCCTGAAATGGTGCACGAGACAAAGGAACCGATCATCTTGCCCAAAGAACACCGACTAACGATATTACAGATTCAGAAATGTCACCATAGAGTTCTACACAATGGTGTGAGGAGTACGCTTGCAGAGTTGCGCTCAAAGTTTTGGGTACCGAAGGGGAGGCAATTGGTGAAGCGTGTGATCAGTCGTTGTGTCCTTTGCAAGAAGATTGAAGGCAGACCGTTTACTCAGCCACCGACCGCTAGCTTGCCAGAGTTTAGAGTTAGACCAGCCCCGCCGTTTTCAAAGGTAGGTGTAGATTTTGCGGGGCCTTTGTTTGTCAAAGGAAAGGGTGCACAAATGAGAAAGAGTTACTTCGCTTTGTTTACTTGTTGCGTGACGCGAGCTGTTCACCTAGAGCTGGTAGAGGATTTGTCAGTGGAAACGTTTAAGCGGTGTTTAAGGAGATTTATAGCAAGAAGGGGAATACCTGCCTTAATTGTTTCAGACAACGCGAAGACATTTACGGGCACGGAGAAACAACTACGTACACTTTTTCGTCATCCGCAGGTAAGAGAAGAAATGCAAAACCACCGAATTGAGTGGCGTTTTAATCTCGAAAGAGCTCCCTGGTGGGGTGGTTTCTTTGAGAGGATGGTGGGTTGTGTGAAGCGATGTCTGAAGAAGGTCCTTGGTAATGCTCGACTGACGTATGATGAACTTTTAACCGTCCTGACTGAAGTAGAGGCGACCTTGAATTCAAGACCCTTAACTTACGATTATGACAGTCCTTACGAGGGAGAGGTATTGACCCCTGCGCATCTACTCTACGGGAGAAGATTGTTATCCTTGCCAGAGGAACCCCGAGAGGAAGATGATGAAACCGAGACTAGCTACAGAAGGAGGTATAAATATATTAATGAAACTCTACAGCATTTTTGGAAAAGGTGGCAAAGAGAATACTTGACGAATTTGAGAGAGAGTCATGATTGTAACGCCCAGGCAATCGGAAAGGCACCAAAGGTAGGTGATGTGGTGACGGTGTATGAAGAGGGAGTTAAGAGAAATGGCTGGAAGATGGCGGTAGTGGAGAGCCTCATCGTAGGAAAAGACAAAGAGGTAAGAGGGGCAAACGTGCGTGTGATAACGAAGGGGAAGGCAGTTCATTTAAGTAGGCCTGTGCAAAAGTTGTTTCCTATCGAGATTAGAACTGAGACATCCGAGATCTCAGATGTTCCCAAAGAATGCGTTACAGGGCCACAAAGGCGCGACGTTCCTCGCCGTTCAGCAGCGTTGGATGCGGTCTGGAAGACCCGTGCGATGGTAAACCAGCCGAACGACTAAACTCTTAGGTATGTATGCGCGTATCTTGACTCAAATCGAGTCAAGCGTGGGGGGAGTGTTGGGAAACATATAGCGCGTTACGCAACACAACGTGCCTTACCCTAAACATAGTAATGGAAACCTTGATCGCGTGTATTTTTAAAGAGATAAGGAATGTATTAAGTTGACAAGTTAATTGCTTTTGAATGTTACGTGCGTGATGTGATAAGAATATGACACATAGATATCGTATAACAAAAATGCCAAGACTGTGTATAAGAAAAGAGAGTTGTTATGATTAGGCGGAATGAATTAATGAATGTACGGTGTAGTGAACGAGGATCGTTGCTGGGAATAAAGATATACAGTCCAAGTTCCGAGTGTTTGATTGAGTGTGTGGATATTCCCGAACAGCGATCCTCTCCTTAATACGCGTcttgcttaggggtgtaaattgcagattttggccCCACTTAGGGTGTGTGGGACAgaaagtcactatatttgccCATTTAGGTATCGCTTGTGGTTGTACctaaaagaaatttacaaaaaatgccgtgatgtctgttttagtatggtCTCCTTTATCGGTCAGTTTAAACTTGAGCCCCACCAATATTGGTCTCCGTCAGAGGTTAATTGTAATTTttcgacgagcatccccgtcacttttacgTGGGagcctcctcccccccccccccccccccaccaccccgAGTGCCAGATAACAGGTGTAGTGGTGGGCAACACCTGAGAAAAATACCCCCTTGCCGGCGGATCtcgtattttatttctttcctctgttttcctttttaggaAGTATTACGTTAAAAAAGTCTACAAAGTGATACAAAAAACAGACCCCGGAAATGGTGATCGGTTTTTGTTGGATCTTGAACATGGTTTAAAGCATGACCCATTGAATCGATCAATTCGCTTTGCACAACACGTGTACCAGAGAAAAGGAACTGATATATTGTGCCATCCTGAAGGAATGAACTGGAACAGCAGCGCCACAGTGTATTTTATCGTCGCTGTCAAGGATCAAGGA encodes:
- the LOC140925139 gene encoding uncharacterized protein, with protein sequence MPPVYSDRDIPRLRRLFDECESHFRGLKALGVEENTYSTIVVPAIMQKLPESFRLTITRGEEFLTWSMERMLQAFLKELELREDHFYAMNSSKPSYSNRHDGKDNRARGATANALFTKQENGNCAFCLGKHAHENCQRVKDPRERKNIVYKFARCFKCMKKGHRARDCKIDVLCNKCGQAGHHVSLCDVRNAQQVPPVAEFQFSPNGQDKTPIVTSPSSLHVGTGGRVALQTARAVIRGVGEPYRVRVLFDAGSHRSFITSKAVQRAQLASIRQEWLGISTFGQRSRDMRLRDVVEVKVSPTDGQKVIPIEAYVVPEISSIQNSHVELAKGEYPHLKGLWFSDVCMGTGELEIDILVGADYLWSFQKDCTIRGGLDEPVAVETELGWVLSGPMKSQSSGPEPVQINLVKTEDKENLDVDVNRLWDLEVIGIKEPRRGVYEEYRDSISFDGHRYSVKLPWKEGCPDLPTNYTTSLRRLRSQVARLEREPEILAEYAAIIDEQLHTGVIERVVELEAAPKVHYLPHQAVVRKEATTTKVRIVYDASSKATKTGTSLNDCLHVGPSLNPLLFDILLRFRENRVVLVGDIEKAFLNVGVDKKDRDCLRFLWLANPPDLSKIVVYRFCRVVFGLNASPFLLNATLRHHISKFMAVDPEFVKKLIDSFYVDDFVGGGASSSEVVDLYSKTVNRMADGGFKLRKWLTNDPSVREKIKKDLIDEVKLDPVSAENVTYAKSSLGLKMGSNGQKVLGLSWNFEQDTITLELTAIAKRAEDLPATKRNTLRLLAGIFDPLGMIGPITITAKILFQETCRQKINWDDPLDGVIKQAVEAWLESLIECKLITIDRCLYKHVREEVLECSLHGFADGSKKAYCAVIYFVYQTSTGTYSKMLTSKTRVAPLKELSIPRLELIACLILAKLMATVKNALNSQVSVQKTKLWSDSMTALYWIMNQGEWKQFVSHRVNEIVKLSKKEDWGHCPSEQNPADTGSRGSLAVELKGNEMWWHGPSWLIQPEDLWPRQKSLVPTIETCEEERKVAVMTIAANEPCGIEGVVEINKYSTLRKLDRVTAWVTRFCHNISRRNKSDKREGALTLEEIVESEESWIRTAQRELRKGENYQQLVSKFGLQEDPKGVIRCKGRLEYPEMVHETKEPIILPKEHRLTILQIQKCHHRVLHNGVRSTLAELRSKFWVPKGRQLVKRVISRCVLCKKIEGRPFTQPPTASLPEFRVRPAPPFSKVGVDFAGPLFVKGKGAQMRKSYFALFTCCVTRAVHLELVEDLSVETFKRCLRRFIARRGIPALIVSDNAKTFTGTEKQLRTLFRHPQVREEMQNHRIEWRFNLERAPWWGGFFERMVGCVKRCLKKVLGNARLTYDELLTVLTEVEATLNSRPLTYDYDSPYEGEVLTPAHLLYGRRLLSLPEEPREEDDETETSYRRRYKYINETLQHFWKRWQREYLTNLRESHDCNAQAIGKAPKVGDVVTVYEEGVKRNGWKMAVVESLIVGKDKEVRGANVRVITKGKAVHLSRPVQKLFPIEIRTETSEISDVPKECVTGPQRRDVPRRSAALDAVWKTRAMVNQPND